In a genomic window of Sutcliffiella sp. FSL R7-0096:
- a CDS encoding DMT family transporter: MKTWHYALIVFLGGCCLGILSTFVKLAYAAGYSMSEVTGSQVLVGTLIIWVVTFFGRKKDFQAIQTLKLVLAGIPMGLTGLLYYQSLQTLEASLAIICLFQFIWIGTLIEWIFYKKRPSSGKVLSIVILLSGSVLAAGIFGGSVESVSLQGVLWGVLAALTFSIFIFLSGIVGKDIPAIQKSALLSTGGLIVTFTLFPPVFLVDLQTVIGLAPYGLILGIFGVVLPPLLFSIGMPHVGPGLGTILTASELPVAVIMSALVLSEHISVYQWVGVALILGGIMVGNMKQRRTKNGIRTTNKKETL; this comes from the coding sequence ATGAAGACTTGGCATTATGCGTTGATTGTATTTTTAGGGGGATGTTGCCTGGGGATCTTGTCTACATTTGTGAAGCTTGCATATGCTGCAGGTTATTCCATGAGTGAGGTAACAGGTAGTCAGGTGTTGGTGGGTACCCTCATTATTTGGGTCGTCACTTTCTTTGGTAGAAAGAAAGATTTCCAAGCTATTCAAACACTCAAGCTTGTTTTGGCAGGAATACCGATGGGACTAACAGGATTGCTTTACTATCAATCCTTGCAAACACTTGAAGCTTCCCTGGCTATCATTTGTTTGTTTCAATTTATCTGGATCGGCACATTGATTGAATGGATTTTCTATAAGAAGCGTCCTTCATCAGGTAAGGTTCTCTCTATTGTGATCTTACTTTCAGGATCTGTTTTAGCAGCGGGAATTTTTGGGGGAAGTGTCGAATCCGTTTCTTTGCAGGGAGTTTTATGGGGAGTACTTGCTGCACTTACTTTTTCCATATTTATATTTTTGAGTGGGATCGTAGGCAAAGATATCCCTGCAATTCAAAAAAGCGCCCTTCTTTCCACCGGAGGCTTGATTGTTACTTTTACCTTGTTTCCCCCTGTATTTTTAGTGGATTTACAAACTGTAATAGGATTAGCTCCTTATGGATTAATTCTAGGTATATTTGGTGTGGTACTTCCCCCATTACTCTTTTCCATTGGGATGCCACATGTCGGACCAGGTCTTGGAACGATCCTTACAGCCTCCGAGCTTCCTGTCGCAGTAATCATGTCAGCCCTTGTATTATCTGAACATATCAGTGTATATCAATGGGTCGGAGTTGCTCTTATTTTAGGCGGGATAATGGTTGGGAATATGAAACAGAGGCGAACCAAGAACGGTATTCGAACCACAAACAAAAAAGAAACCTTATGA
- the shc gene encoding squalene--hopene cyclase produces MKTIDKVNISLNDMIGDLLGKQSDNGSWNFCFEGSSIMTDAYMIILIRTLKWTNEEKLVKALVKRIKSQQALNGSWKVYTDENEGNLSATIEAYFSLLYSGYVAKDDDYMLKAERFILDHGGLAKSDWLTRMMLALNGQIKWPMIVKSIPIEIMIIPKWAPINIYNLVGYARAHWIPIIICSNLDASILHAQTPKLSHLHSREAQEEDHRLLDGLKILSHYVKNTVKKLSSTPRELRRKAFKNAEHYMIDRIEKNGTLYSYFSASFFMIYSLMALGYDKDHPIIENAFLGMKSYLCRNQSDDSSFIQNSPSTVWDTALLTGALINGGVPIHNDAVTKAGTYLLSRQHDKYGDWAVKNPDVPPGGWGFSDINTIVPDIDDTTAALRVVTVLAQADGRYKKAWNKGVRWLLSMQNDDGGWSAFEKNTDNYLLSLIPFRYEDRVLFDPSTADLTGRALYFLGEYTTISKDSEKIVEAIMWLKHNQKEDGSWYGRWGNCYIYGTWAAVTGLKAVGVPSTDPMISNAINWLLSIQNRDGGWGESCSSDIRNNYVPLHHSTPSQTAWALDALIASSVKPTPQIEKGIHALTGLMAASDWRTEYPTGAAIPGGYYIHYHSYKYIWPLHALGNYRNKYGS; encoded by the coding sequence ATGAAGACGATTGATAAAGTAAACATTTCTCTAAATGACATGATAGGTGACCTTCTCGGGAAGCAATCGGATAATGGTTCCTGGAATTTTTGCTTTGAAGGAAGCAGTATCATGACAGATGCCTATATGATCATCCTGATAAGAACGCTTAAATGGACAAATGAAGAAAAGCTTGTCAAAGCGCTTGTCAAACGAATCAAATCCCAGCAAGCACTAAACGGATCCTGGAAGGTTTACACAGATGAAAACGAAGGTAATCTCAGTGCTACCATAGAGGCGTATTTTTCCTTATTATATTCAGGATACGTTGCAAAAGACGATGACTATATGCTTAAAGCGGAACGTTTCATCTTGGATCATGGTGGACTTGCAAAAAGTGATTGGTTGACTAGAATGATGCTGGCATTGAATGGGCAGATAAAATGGCCAATGATTGTGAAGAGCATTCCGATAGAAATTATGATAATACCCAAATGGGCTCCCATTAATATCTATAACCTCGTGGGTTATGCGAGGGCACACTGGATACCTATCATCATCTGCAGTAATTTGGACGCATCCATTTTACATGCACAGACTCCGAAATTGTCTCATCTTCATTCAAGGGAAGCGCAAGAAGAGGATCACCGCTTGCTAGATGGTTTGAAAATCCTCAGCCACTATGTGAAGAATACCGTAAAAAAACTTTCCTCCACACCTAGAGAACTACGAAGAAAAGCCTTTAAAAATGCCGAACATTACATGATAGATAGAATCGAAAAAAATGGTACTCTGTACAGTTATTTCAGTGCAAGCTTTTTTATGATCTATTCTTTGATGGCACTTGGTTACGACAAGGACCACCCTATTATTGAAAATGCTTTTTTGGGGATGAAATCCTATCTATGTAGAAATCAATCCGACGACTCCAGCTTTATTCAAAATTCCCCTTCAACCGTTTGGGATACAGCATTGTTGACAGGAGCATTAATCAATGGCGGAGTTCCGATACATAATGATGCTGTCACCAAAGCCGGTACATATCTTCTTTCAAGGCAACATGACAAGTATGGAGATTGGGCGGTGAAAAACCCTGATGTCCCACCAGGTGGATGGGGGTTTTCCGATATCAACACAATCGTTCCGGATATAGATGATACAACGGCTGCTTTAAGGGTTGTCACAGTCTTAGCGCAGGCTGATGGACGGTATAAGAAAGCCTGGAACAAGGGAGTGCGATGGCTACTTTCCATGCAAAATGATGACGGAGGCTGGTCGGCATTTGAAAAGAATACAGATAACTACCTCCTCTCCCTAATTCCATTTCGCTACGAGGATAGAGTGCTTTTTGATCCATCGACCGCAGATCTAACTGGCAGAGCCCTATACTTCCTTGGAGAGTACACTACCATCTCAAAGGATTCCGAAAAAATTGTTGAAGCAATTATGTGGCTTAAACATAATCAAAAAGAGGATGGTTCCTGGTACGGCCGCTGGGGAAACTGTTATATCTATGGAACTTGGGCTGCTGTGACCGGATTGAAGGCAGTAGGTGTACCAAGTACAGATCCAATGATCAGCAATGCGATAAACTGGCTCCTCTCCATTCAGAATAGAGATGGCGGCTGGGGCGAATCCTGTTCAAGTGATATTCGGAATAACTATGTCCCACTTCATCATAGTACCCCTTCTCAAACTGCCTGGGCATTGGATGCATTGATTGCCAGTTCTGTTAAACCAACTCCCCAAATAGAAAAAGGGATACATGCATTAACAGGTTTGATGGCAGCATCTGATTGGAGAACCGAGTATCCAACAGGCGCTGCCATTCCCGGCGGATATTATATCCATTATCATAGCTATAAGTATATTTGGCCTCTGCATGCTTTAGGGAACTATCGGAATAAATATGGGAGTTAA
- a CDS encoding YncE family protein, producing the protein MKNPFIIIVALLTLTLSACTSSDIALPKTENKESVIYVSHLKENALTALDLSTGSQEKVSLPFRFSSIVEMEPGKFMASVKEEESLYEINTMENKVTEFMDIEEGVLELLYDQDNKLLYTVNGKSSKLQVIDLEKKEVVLEVNVGEYPSKMVKYGERLFVLAAGSGEVYILDTYKNDITNSFSVNARPEGLHFDGKYIWTGGHGETGEMNEKVFAYDPETGDEMLSKETGLMPIQISQITDTSSIYVLSHGDHSLTKLNRDTYEVEKKIHVGDNPSYMIADGSNLYVSSLDGDEVFVLEKDSLDVIEEYGVQGGPFLLFKGGDGE; encoded by the coding sequence ATGAAAAATCCCTTTATTATAATTGTGGCATTACTTACGCTGACCTTATCCGCATGTACAAGCTCTGATATTGCATTGCCGAAAACGGAGAATAAAGAGTCGGTCATCTATGTGAGTCATTTGAAAGAGAATGCCCTAACGGCGTTGGACCTGTCCACAGGGAGTCAAGAGAAGGTAAGTCTGCCTTTCAGGTTTTCGTCGATTGTGGAGATGGAGCCAGGAAAATTCATGGCTTCCGTCAAGGAAGAAGAAAGCCTTTATGAGATAAATACAATGGAGAATAAAGTTACAGAATTCATGGATATCGAAGAGGGAGTCCTTGAATTATTGTATGACCAGGACAATAAATTGCTTTATACCGTCAATGGAAAGAGCAGTAAGTTACAAGTTATTGATCTTGAGAAAAAAGAGGTTGTTCTGGAGGTAAATGTGGGTGAGTATCCGTCCAAGATGGTCAAGTATGGAGAGAGGCTATTTGTACTTGCCGCCGGGAGTGGGGAAGTATATATATTGGATACATACAAAAACGATATAACCAATTCATTTTCGGTAAATGCAAGGCCAGAGGGATTGCATTTTGACGGCAAATATATTTGGACAGGTGGTCATGGAGAGACAGGTGAAATGAATGAGAAGGTATTCGCCTATGACCCGGAAACTGGTGATGAAATGTTATCAAAGGAAACAGGGCTAATGCCTATCCAAATTTCTCAGATTACTGATACTTCTTCCATTTACGTGCTTAGCCACGGAGATCATAGTTTGACGAAGTTAAATCGGGACACCTATGAGGTGGAAAAGAAAATCCATGTTGGGGATAATCCCAGCTATATGATTGCCGATGGATCCAACTTGTATGTGTCGAGTCTTGATGGCGATGAGGTATTTGTCCTTGAAAAGGATAGCTTGGATGTTATAGAGGAGTATGGAGTTCAGGGTGGTCCCTTTTTATTATTTAAAGGAGGCGATGGAGAGTGA
- a CDS encoding response regulator transcription factor → MKNAFQVLVVDDEADMREMLGIYLKNENYQVLHAENGEEALDLLFDHEVDLIILDVMMPVMDGFTACKKIREKYMMPILMLTAKSDEWDKVRGLKLGADDYVMKPFSPKELLARIEALLRRSNQSFFDVVSNSEITVQKSARQVLVGGEKVNLARREYDLLLFLIEHEGKVFSREQLHDVIWGLDTEKGSYRTVDTHVKTLRLKLKDAGTKIKTVWGIGYKFDGDEA, encoded by the coding sequence GTGAAGAACGCCTTTCAAGTACTAGTGGTGGATGATGAAGCAGATATGAGGGAAATGCTCGGTATCTACTTGAAGAACGAAAACTATCAAGTCCTCCATGCTGAAAACGGGGAAGAGGCTCTTGATTTACTTTTCGATCATGAGGTGGACTTGATCATCCTCGATGTGATGATGCCGGTCATGGACGGTTTTACTGCCTGTAAAAAAATCCGTGAAAAATATATGATGCCAATCCTGATGTTGACAGCTAAAAGTGATGAATGGGACAAGGTCAGAGGGTTGAAACTTGGCGCAGACGATTATGTGATGAAGCCATTCAGTCCAAAAGAGCTCCTAGCAAGAATAGAAGCATTGCTCCGTCGTTCCAATCAATCCTTTTTTGATGTGGTTTCCAATTCTGAGATTACCGTTCAAAAGAGTGCTCGGCAAGTCCTTGTAGGAGGAGAAAAAGTCAATCTTGCAAGAAGGGAATATGACTTATTGCTTTTTTTGATCGAGCACGAAGGCAAAGTGTTCAGTAGAGAACAACTTCATGATGTTATCTGGGGCCTGGATACCGAGAAAGGTTCTTACCGCACCGTGGATACACATGTAAAGACATTGAGATTAAAGCTTAAGGATGCAGGAACTAAAATAAAAACGGTTTGGGGAATCGGCTATAAATTTGACGGTGATGAGGCATGA
- a CDS encoding ATP-binding protein, producing the protein MKPLSIRNKIWLTILSVSVLTIILVGGISYYLYQTLYIEKQTDMLAKQGQTLELAYYEEGRETFSDHLDWLEQSSETSIIFTDDPMQLASGAPFDSFAEENLITFSERQELLKGETLTFTKFHTGLDQEIRAVVIPLQMNDRLEAVIFLYMPLTAIAEAFQPIRNFLFIGMVMLILLLAFVGTKMTNRIVRPIKQMEKVAKDIAQGDFSKRLSLKGEDEIASLGRSINTMSSNLEEIDRNRREFLGNVSHELRTPISYLKGYGEALGEGIITTEKYVETVTKETDRMDRLVHDLLDLAQLEGDSYPMNKEPIILAELIKEVLGRFRLKLDDKKLLTEVQLNEEVVVNGDHRRLDQVMENLLSNALKFTPEKRTIRISVVDGNTMGVLIIEDEGIGIPEEDVPYIFERFYRVEKARTRKSGGTGLGLSIVQQIINKHDGKIIVDSELGKGTVVTVEIPLFDF; encoded by the coding sequence ATGAAGCCTTTATCCATCCGGAATAAAATCTGGTTGACCATCCTATCTGTATCCGTGCTGACCATCATCCTTGTAGGTGGGATCTCTTACTACCTTTATCAAACTTTATATATAGAAAAGCAGACAGATATGTTGGCGAAGCAGGGTCAAACCTTGGAACTGGCCTATTATGAAGAGGGACGGGAAACCTTTTCTGATCATCTGGACTGGTTGGAGCAAAGCTCCGAAACTTCCATTATTTTTACAGATGATCCGATGCAACTTGCAAGTGGGGCACCATTTGATTCGTTTGCTGAAGAAAACCTTATCACTTTTAGCGAAAGGCAGGAATTGCTGAAGGGCGAGACGTTGACTTTTACGAAATTCCATACCGGGTTGGACCAGGAAATACGTGCCGTAGTTATTCCGTTACAAATGAACGATAGATTAGAAGCCGTTATTTTCCTCTATATGCCTCTTACTGCGATTGCCGAAGCCTTTCAGCCAATTAGAAACTTCCTTTTTATTGGGATGGTTATGCTGATTTTACTTCTCGCTTTTGTAGGAACGAAAATGACGAATAGAATTGTACGTCCCATCAAGCAGATGGAGAAAGTGGCAAAAGACATCGCACAAGGGGATTTTTCTAAAAGGTTGTCGCTAAAAGGGGAAGATGAAATCGCGAGCCTTGGAAGGTCCATCAATACGATGTCATCCAATCTTGAGGAAATCGACAGGAACAGACGTGAATTCCTGGGCAATGTATCCCACGAATTAAGGACGCCGATCAGCTACCTTAAAGGGTACGGTGAGGCGTTGGGGGAAGGAATCATTACCACAGAAAAATATGTAGAAACGGTTACAAAAGAAACCGATAGAATGGATCGCCTTGTTCACGACCTTCTGGATCTTGCTCAGCTCGAAGGAGACTCGTATCCAATGAACAAGGAACCAATCATACTGGCGGAACTGATAAAAGAAGTGCTGGGACGCTTTCGCTTAAAGCTCGATGACAAAAAACTTTTAACGGAGGTACAACTTAATGAAGAGGTAGTCGTGAATGGCGATCATCGGAGACTAGATCAAGTAATGGAGAACCTTCTGAGCAATGCGCTTAAATTTACGCCCGAAAAAAGGACGATACGAATTTCTGTGGTGGATGGTAATACGATGGGTGTCCTTATAATCGAGGATGAAGGCATAGGGATTCCGGAAGAGGATGTTCCCTATATTTTCGAAAGGTTTTACCGAGTTGAGAAAGCCCGGACAAGAAAAAGCGGCGGAACCGGCCTTGGCCTCTCCATCGTTCAGCAGATTATTAACAAGCATGACGGCAAGATTATTGTCGATTCAGAGCTTGGAAAAGGCACAGTGGTGACTGTGGAAATTCCGTTGTTCGATTTTTAG
- a CDS encoding PepSY domain-containing protein: protein MEKKTKQEKEKNQTRNGLYQTMWRWHFYAGIIFAPFLIILAFSGAVYLFKPQIESYIYKDLYYVDETKETSLSVNAQAEKVREEYPNASITSVSIFDKEERTSKFATMQDGNPVSVYVDPYSGKVMGEMPVEKELMTIFKKLHSELIVGGTVANRFVELAACWAIILILTGLYIWWPRNRASIWGTVLPRLRSKGRVFWRDMHAVPAFWMSIGLLVLILTGLPWSGVMGEQINRVATATNTGYPAFSFSFGPKPESVTVTKDVAENVPWAAENVPVPSSVNNQYVPLTLNDASGIANMKNIQKPYTISMPQGESGVFTIATSHSRPFDNATLHVDQYSGAILTDVRYADYGIMGKAITLGIALHEGKLFGLANQLLGLVLCVGLIGMMVSSLIMWRKRKPENSLGAPGRNVDIKTKRAVTIIMLLLGLIMPLVGISIIVVLLLDKLVFVRIKRFKAWLG from the coding sequence ATGGAAAAGAAAACAAAACAAGAAAAGGAGAAAAATCAAACCAGAAACGGCCTCTACCAAACCATGTGGAGATGGCACTTTTATGCTGGGATCATTTTTGCTCCTTTTTTAATAATTTTGGCATTCAGCGGTGCCGTGTACTTATTTAAGCCTCAAATTGAATCTTATATCTATAAGGATCTTTATTATGTAGATGAAACAAAGGAAACAAGTTTGTCTGTTAATGCACAGGCAGAAAAGGTGCGCGAAGAATATCCGAATGCTTCCATTACTTCAGTGTCTATTTTTGATAAGGAAGAACGTACTTCCAAGTTTGCTACCATGCAAGATGGTAACCCTGTCAGTGTTTATGTAGACCCATACTCCGGAAAAGTTATGGGGGAAATGCCTGTTGAAAAAGAATTGATGACCATCTTTAAGAAGTTACACAGTGAACTGATTGTAGGTGGGACGGTTGCCAACCGTTTTGTGGAGCTTGCAGCTTGCTGGGCAATTATTCTTATATTAACTGGCCTCTATATTTGGTGGCCGAGGAACCGTGCTTCGATATGGGGAACCGTACTTCCGAGATTACGAAGCAAAGGACGGGTGTTTTGGCGTGACATGCATGCTGTTCCAGCTTTTTGGATGTCCATTGGCCTTTTGGTGTTGATTTTGACTGGACTGCCATGGTCCGGTGTGATGGGAGAACAAATCAACCGAGTGGCAACTGCGACGAATACCGGGTATCCGGCATTCTCCTTCAGCTTTGGACCAAAGCCTGAATCGGTGACGGTGACAAAAGATGTTGCAGAGAATGTGCCATGGGCAGCGGAAAATGTTCCAGTGCCTTCATCGGTAAACAATCAATATGTGCCTTTGACACTAAATGACGCATCAGGCATTGCAAATATGAAGAATATCCAAAAACCATATACCATTTCCATGCCACAAGGGGAAAGTGGAGTGTTCACGATTGCTACCTCCCACTCCAGACCGTTTGATAACGCAACGTTGCATGTGGACCAATACAGTGGTGCCATCCTGACAGATGTCAGATATGCGGATTATGGGATAATGGGAAAAGCAATTACGCTTGGCATCGCCCTGCATGAGGGTAAATTATTCGGCTTAGCCAACCAGTTACTGGGGCTAGTGTTGTGTGTGGGCCTTATCGGTATGATGGTAAGCTCCCTAATTATGTGGAGAAAAAGAAAGCCGGAAAATAGTTTAGGTGCTCCAGGCCGAAATGTCGATATCAAGACAAAAAGGGCCGTTACCATTATCATGTTGCTGCTTGGTCTTATCATGCCGTTGGTGGGAATCTCCATTATCGTGGTATTGCTATTAGATAAACTTGTGTTTGTAAGAATAAAACGTTTTAAAGCCTGGTTAGGGTAA
- a CDS encoding FixH family protein — protein sequence MKKIMLTVVPFLLLLVGCTSAPEEETSLEIVQVEMQFPEKVDEAEEVVVKTLVTQGEEKVEDAQEVQIEIWNVEKGKENSQLLDAEHVGDGVYEVKHSFEVNGVYRVQSHVTARDMHVMPTKQLVVGDLSQEEIDAILESEAEEEAHDGGDHGDHGNHH from the coding sequence ATGAAGAAAATTATGCTAACTGTTGTTCCATTTTTATTGTTATTGGTTGGATGTACAAGTGCACCTGAAGAGGAGACTTCTTTAGAGATTGTCCAGGTGGAAATGCAATTCCCGGAAAAAGTGGATGAAGCGGAAGAGGTTGTAGTAAAGACCCTTGTCACACAAGGGGAGGAGAAAGTGGAAGACGCCCAGGAAGTGCAAATTGAAATTTGGAATGTGGAAAAAGGAAAAGAAAACAGTCAACTTCTTGATGCAGAACATGTTGGGGATGGCGTTTACGAAGTGAAGCATTCTTTTGAGGTAAATGGAGTATATCGTGTTCAATCCCACGTGACCGCACGTGACATGCACGTCATGCCAACCAAGCAATTGGTGGTCGGTGATCTGAGTCAGGAAGAGATAGATGCTATCTTGGAAAGTGAAGCGGAAGAAGAGGCTCATGATGGCGGGGATCATGGAGACCATGGGAATCATCACTAA
- a CDS encoding D-Ala-D-Ala carboxypeptidase family metallohydrolase, whose product MLKAYQKMLAFSFTLMLGMVLSLVTAEEASAYNWTRTLSEGSSGADVRELQIRVAGWAADSPQQTVVSVDGQFGPGTKAAVIRFQRAYGLSADGIVGPQTQAKLNELESPNGTKHFSYSEFHSKDGSGFNGGNVSAATVQENVRRMMYKLEAIRVKLGNRPMNVNSGFRSISHNRNVGGASNSQHTYGIAADISVSGVSTTTVRNAAKSSGFSGIYSEGSFTHMDSRVEYPYGTQHWWWE is encoded by the coding sequence ATGTTAAAAGCGTATCAGAAGATGTTGGCTTTCAGTTTTACTTTGATGCTCGGGATGGTATTGTCCTTGGTCACGGCTGAAGAAGCCTCTGCTTATAACTGGACAAGGACGCTTAGTGAGGGTTCTAGTGGAGCGGATGTAAGAGAATTGCAGATCCGGGTGGCCGGTTGGGCAGCTGATTCTCCTCAACAGACAGTCGTTAGTGTGGACGGCCAATTCGGACCAGGAACGAAAGCGGCAGTCATCCGTTTTCAGCGTGCTTACGGATTATCGGCAGATGGGATAGTTGGACCACAGACACAAGCAAAATTAAACGAGTTGGAATCACCAAATGGAACGAAACACTTCAGTTACAGTGAATTTCATTCTAAAGACGGAAGCGGGTTCAACGGAGGGAATGTATCGGCAGCAACCGTGCAGGAGAACGTACGTCGAATGATGTACAAGCTTGAAGCGATACGTGTAAAACTGGGGAATCGCCCGATGAATGTCAATTCCGGATTTAGAAGCATCTCTCACAATCGCAATGTTGGTGGGGCATCAAACAGTCAGCACACTTATGGGATTGCTGCGGACATCAGCGTTTCCGGTGTAAGTACTACTACTGTACGAAATGCTGCGAAAAGCTCCGGTTTTAGTGGGATCTATAGTGAAGGTAGCTTTACCCATATGGATAGCCGAGTAGAGTATCCATATGGAACGCAACACTGGTGGTGGGAATAA
- a CDS encoding MEDS domain-containing protein, which produces MNSLFNEQRNIHVLYSYEGREHYMEKLVDFVQSGVSAGDYVIVIENQRVYPMLVQKLSTRLSEEQMKLVKWVNNFDFYFSSGSYHPPAIYNYFVKTVQKLVEEQLPFRSWAHVEWATMDGPLHIVEDLERIVDNAVHQFDFPLVCAYEGAKMPDYLREILLETHPYILVEEELVVSELYQPTIEV; this is translated from the coding sequence ATGAATAGTCTTTTTAATGAGCAAAGGAATATCCATGTCCTATATTCCTACGAAGGAAGGGAGCATTACATGGAGAAACTAGTAGACTTTGTCCAATCAGGCGTATCAGCAGGAGACTATGTAATTGTAATTGAAAATCAGAGGGTTTATCCAATGCTAGTACAAAAGCTGAGCACTCGTTTATCAGAAGAACAAATGAAGTTAGTAAAATGGGTGAATAATTTTGATTTCTATTTTTCTAGTGGAAGCTACCATCCCCCTGCGATATATAATTACTTTGTAAAAACTGTTCAGAAGTTAGTAGAAGAGCAACTACCATTTCGCTCATGGGCACATGTAGAGTGGGCAACAATGGACGGTCCATTGCATATCGTTGAGGATCTTGAGCGTATCGTCGATAATGCGGTTCATCAGTTTGATTTCCCTTTGGTTTGTGCTTATGAAGGAGCAAAAATGCCGGATTACCTTAGAGAAATTTTATTAGAAACACATCCTTATATACTTGTGGAAGAAGAATTGGTTGTATCAGAACTATATCAACCTACAATTGAAGTATAA
- a CDS encoding NADPH:quinone oxidoreductase family protein, which yields MKALMVTGFGGTEFLKVQEIAIPSINDNEVLIKVAKTSVNYADIKSRYGKKGPTLPFIPGLDATGYIEKVGSGVTGLVKGQRVISFPKDGSYAEYVVAEEALVFPIPEELDFRMAAAAPVVSFLAHRLLHNVARILEGESVLVHAAAGGVGTTAIQLAKIMGAGLVIGTVGRREKVQVAKESGADFVICYEEEDFASKANELTGGKGIDIILDSVSGVVTENSLNCLAPYGRLVHFGNSSGEVGKVKTVDLHSSCRSVLGFSLGTTRKLRPHLLKETASEVIPLLVNEQLKIKVGHEFSLSDVADAHTLMEQRRNTGKIIINVGE from the coding sequence ATGAAAGCTTTAATGGTTACAGGGTTTGGTGGAACGGAGTTTCTTAAGGTACAAGAAATAGCCATTCCTAGTATAAATGATAATGAAGTATTGATAAAAGTTGCAAAGACAAGCGTCAACTACGCAGACATTAAATCTAGATACGGGAAGAAAGGTCCGACATTACCATTTATTCCAGGGTTGGATGCTACAGGTTACATAGAAAAAGTTGGATCAGGTGTCACCGGATTGGTAAAGGGGCAGAGGGTTATCTCTTTCCCGAAAGACGGATCCTATGCAGAATATGTGGTGGCAGAAGAGGCACTAGTTTTCCCAATACCTGAAGAACTCGACTTCAGAATGGCAGCTGCTGCTCCAGTTGTTTCTTTTCTGGCACATCGACTGCTCCATAATGTAGCACGAATTTTAGAAGGAGAGTCGGTCTTGGTACATGCCGCAGCCGGTGGAGTAGGAACAACCGCCATTCAACTGGCGAAAATAATGGGAGCGGGTCTGGTGATCGGCACAGTAGGAAGAAGAGAGAAAGTACAAGTGGCAAAGGAAAGTGGAGCTGATTTTGTCATATGTTATGAAGAAGAAGACTTTGCGAGTAAGGCAAATGAGCTGACAGGTGGCAAAGGAATAGATATCATTCTCGATTCAGTTTCAGGTGTGGTGACAGAAAACAGCTTGAACTGTTTGGCTCCATACGGGAGATTAGTCCATTTTGGAAATTCTAGCGGAGAAGTTGGAAAAGTAAAAACGGTGGACCTTCATTCAAGTTGCCGATCTGTATTGGGTTTCAGTCTAGGTACAACACGTAAACTCCGCCCACACCTCTTGAAAGAAACGGCTTCAGAAGTTATCCCATTATTGGTCAATGAGCAATTGAAGATTAAAGTGGGGCACGAATTTTCTTTGAGCGATGTTGCAGATGCCCACACATTAATGGAACAAAGAAGGAACACCGGCAAGATTATTATAAATGTAGGGGAGTAG